tttgggtaggtaaaggaaaaaggggggttgttctctggtagGCAGGAgtggggtcacaaggtgctcagtaggggagcttttgagccaggatgagccagaagaaggaatttcacaagataatgtcatcagttaaggcaggaacaggctattttcacttcttttgtggtggaatgtcatcagttaaggcaggacccggccatctggatgtgtacatgcaggtcacagggcatatgatggcttagcttgggctcagaggcctgacagaaaGAGTTCTTCATGAAAAATAATTGATAGGCTCTCTGATATGAACTACCAATTAAGAGGACTAGTTGAGTCCTAGCTGAACTAGTGATAAGTACAGCCAGAACTAAGGCAGCAAGCAATGGATAATTATTAACTCCATTATTATTCAAGAAAGTAAAGTAATCTCAGGTGATTACACAACTCAGCTGTAAACAGTGTTTGCATAATATCTGATCTGAGACCAATCCATTTTTTGTGATGCAATTCGCAGTCTCTAGGAAGAAATCTCTGGCATCCTGATAGAAAAATCTtgtacttaaaaacaaacaaataacaacttCAATGTGATTAAGACTCACACTGAGACACCAGTCCCCTACACATCCAGCTGACTGTCAGCCCAGAGTTTAGTGATCTTTAAccaaatatctttcctttttgtattgttgggaaattttaaatctctacaaaacatcaaaaagaaagaaactagagtACCATGGACAAAGGCTGATCATCTGCAAAGATATTTTATATGCAGAGAGAAATTCCACCCTACTTAGGCAGCCAAGAGATTacaatccttttttctttctttcttttcattctcaaaGGAGGTGAGAGGTTACAATCCTTTTCTACTGCCCTGTTTTTAGCCATTACATACATATGTTCCCTATTAACAGTAACCTGTCCTCCTATGAGAAGAATTAACAGAGCCATTTGCTGTACATTCTTTCACAGTTTAGCCTAAATTCACCTTTATCAAAAGGAATAATAATGgcatgggcaacatgatgagacctcatatctaaaaaaaatttaaaagttagcagggtgtggtggcacatacttgtggtcccagctactcaggagactgaggtgggaggatcacttgagcccaggaggtggaggctgcagtgagctgtgattgtgccactgcactccagcctgggtgacagagcaagaccctgtctcaaaaaaaaaaaaagaaggaataataaaattttcttatctttgtgACAAACAGATgaagatagagacagaaaggtgCTCAGAGGTTAAACTTCCACAGTGAATGGAACATAGAGACATTATTTTCCTAGGCgtttacatttcaaaaagatGGCTCTCAGATTTCTGAAAAGAACAATCTGGGTTGTAAAGCTGAAAAAAGGCTAATTCAGGaggatgtaaaaataaaattttatatacttttcacTGGGTGGGACCATCCCACCCAGTGCAAACTGCAAAATATTTAGCAGTCTTTGCCCAGCCCCTTCCCAAAATACCAGTAATGCCTAACCCCAACCCCCTACCCCGGGCATTATAGCAgtaacaaaagaaagaatgaggagaagggagggagggaagaaaactGCCCTCACATATTTTCAAATACCTCCTGGAAAAGGAAGGCCAAGCTAGAATGACCAACTCATCCCAATTTGCCTGGGACTTTTCAAGTTTAATTTTACCAGTTTTAGCACTAAAGGCCTCATGTCCCAGAAAATCCACTAgttccaggcaaaccaggacAGTTGGTCAACTGAACACCCCatgacatatgcacacatgcacatgtgtgtgccaACCATCTAATTATGTATGTGTGCCacttaggaaaaaattaaaacttaaaataaaaagataggctTTAACATTGAAGACATCTGGGTTTATATTATGGTCCTGTCCCTTACCAGCTTTGTGACCTAGGGCAAGTTTCTGTTGATGAATTACAATCATCCCTCGGTATCCTGAGGGACCGGGTCCAGGAGCCACCCCCCATACCCAAATCCacggatgctcaagtccctgctACAAGATAATGTAGGGTTTGCCTATAACCTATGCACAACTtcatgtatactttaaatcatcgcTGGatgacttataatacctaatacaatgtaaatgataTGTTAATAGTTGTACTatttagagaataatgacaagaaaaaaaagtctgtacttTTTCAGtacacataaatttttttttctttttaagacaaagtttcactgttgttgcctaggctagagtgctgtggtgcatagctcactgcggcttcaaactcctgggctctagctatcttcgtgcctcagcctcccaagacgCAATTTTTTTGCCGAATATTTTCCATTCACactgaatccacagatgcagaaaccATGGCTATGGAGGGCCGACTATGCTACCAACAACTCTGGTTGCCACTTCTCTTATCTGTTCTAGGGAATAAAAATGATGCAACCTGTCAGGGCTGGTGTGAGAGCAACACCTAATAAATGGCCTTTCCTCTTTCTTGCATGAATTTGGGCCTCAGTTCTCCAAAATTCACCTATTGACACACCTtcgatattttttatttcttttttctgagacagagtctcactctgtcacccaggctggagtgcagtggtgcaatctcggcttactgcaagctccgcctcctgggttcacatcattctcctgcctcagcctcccgagtagctgggactacaggcacctgccaccacgcccggctaatttgttgtatttttagtagagacggggtttcaccatgttagccaggatggtctggatctcctgacctcctgaccatccgcctcggcctcccaaagtgctgggattacaggcgtgagccaccgcgcctggccgatattttttatttcttctttagtgaAATTAGCTTATTGTGTTCTTAACTAATTGTCTGTATCTGAATTAGAAAAggagctgatatggtttggctgtgtccctgcccaagtctcatcttgaattgtagttcccataatccccacattcCCATTAcctccatgctgctgttctcatgatagtgagtgagttctcacaagatctgatggtttcataaggggcttttccctctttgcttggcacttctctttcctgccatcaTATGAagaggatgtgtttgcttccccttctgccattattgtaagtttcctgaggcctcgccagccatgcagaacagtgggtcaattaaacctcctcctttacaaattaccaagtctcaggcagttctttatagcagtgtgatgATGGACTAATACAAGAGACTTTGTGAACAAGGACAATGTCTTTGCATCCTGGTTTTATAGCTTTTAATGCAGTGGCTGCAGATAGAGGATTCAGTAGGATTTGTTAGTTGCTATATCATCTTTAACAATCAGTAAAGTGCTGATATTATACAGATGATAGAATGGGACATGAATAACTTTTATAGAATATAAATCTTCAAATTCAGTAGTTTACTAGTACAGTGCACAGCCAATGTGCTTGGGGGCAGCTCTGGTTGATGAATTACCTCCTATGGCCTGGCTTTCTTGGTGACTTAAGTGCCCCCAAACTAGGGAATAGTTTAGCTGAGTTAGAGATAATTTGGGCAGGAGAATTAGGGAGTTTGGGTGTAGGAGAAGGTTCAGTTGTCCAGGAAAGGAAAGGCGACAATAACTTTCATGACAGAGAGACAATTCTAGGGTTAAGATGATGCCAGAAAGTTAGCAAGTGACTTTCCTGAAGCCATTTCATGCAGTAGATGGGGCTGGCTGCCATCTTACCCTTTTTCTCATcaaaatttttcaattaaaatttgaaacactGACTTTTATCAAAGAAGTTAAtgatagggttgccagataaaatacaggaagcccggataattttgaattttaaatgaacAGTTAATAATTTGTTAGTATAAATGtgttccaaatattgcatgggacttatactaaaaaattatttgtcatttatcTGGAATTCAAATTTCACCTGGGCTTCCTACATTTTTGCTTGCTGAATCTGGCAACGCTagtcagtgaaaaataaaattcacttcaTAGAAACCCACAGCACAGCTAATGTCCGTGAGAATACCTTTAAAGAAACACGGCCCTTGATCCACACAGACATACACTATATATCATAAATGCAGGTCAAAATTCTTCCTTTAATGTGATTCATGTTAATGACTTTTAGGTCAAACACAGATTCCCAGTTACAGGCCCCCTTAGCTGGTTTTATCTGTGTAACATTTGAGACTGCATATGTGATCATGGTCTTGGGTTTCATCTGAGGTGTTAGAAGCCGTGTCTCTTGAGGTACTTGGCTCGTGCAAGGACATCATTGCAGAAGTCACAGCTCAGGTCCTGACTGCTTCGGACATAGCCAGCACCCCTACTGTAGGCGCAGAGTCCACCTGAAATGCATGAGGTAGGTTAATGCTGACCTGAGATACTCAGCAGTTAACTCTGATTCTCTTTACTAACTGCCTATCAGGAGGCAGTTGGGGTTTGGGGGAATCTAGTGCAATGTATTACATTTGTCCCGATTAATTCTGTGCTTGAGACAACTGACTGACAGCGTTACACGTACCTCTCAGGTACTGGTCAGGGGTCCAGGTTGGAAACCTCCGCTGGATTTCTTTGATTCTAGTAGTCAGAACTTCAGTCGTCTGGGAAACCTGAGACTCACTAATCCAGGATATGGGAGCATGAGAGTCAGGgtcctggagggagggagggaggcagagaagaaGCCATGTAAGCTGGGTGGGAGGGTGATCTGGCTTCTTGGGCTCAGTGGCGCTTGTTCATTTTCCGTCTCTTGTTCTCCTTTCACCTTTGATGGAACCAATGCCACCTTCAGTCTCCTGTGAGATAGGTTAGATAGGGTGGTCATAGCCTCCCTTATGGGGAACAAATTTGCCAGACAGGTGGAGAGAACAAACCACTGACAGTGCACAAACTACATTCGGGACTCATGGTCAGAATATCCTACAgtgccagacacggtggctcatgcctgtaatcctagcactttgggaggccaaggtaggtggatcacttaagctcaggagttcaagacaagcctcagcaacatgggaaaacttcatctctacaaaaaatacaaaaattagctgggcatggtggtgtgtgcctgtagtcccagctacttgggaggctgaggtgggaggatcacctgagcctaagaggatcaattgagcctgggaggcagaggttgcagtgagccatgattgcaccactgcattccatcctgggtgacagagtgagaccctgtctaaaaaaaaaaaaaaatttgcagtaAGGAGGACAAAGAACAGAAGGGAAAATCCCCAAATCCAGGCAAGCACAGAAACCCATGATTAGTGTCCTTGGGCTGACCTATGCTCATTATAAGAGTGAAAAAAAAGCACACTCCTGGGCGGAGAATTAAAATGCTGAGACACTCGATGTATGTGCTAACATGCACAACAATAGCGCATGTGCATCTAGGAGACCCCGAAACATGCTTAACAGCAATAACCATCCCCTCTCTCTTATGAATAATCATATAAGCTTTCCATGAAGGGATTTTCCCAATGTCACATGAGGCTGTCTCATTCGCCACCCAGCTACCAGAGTGTACTTTTGCTTTGCAATAAACTTCTTCACCTGCTTTTACTTTGCACTTGTGCCCAAATTCTTCTGTGCAGCAAAGTCAAGAACTTGCACTGGCCCTCCAACAATACCTGGAGATCAGACAGTAAAGCTATTTATACCTGTTAGAATAGCTACTGTCAAAAATGCAAAAGACGGGTGCTATAATTTGAATGCTTGTCCCCTgtgaaattcatgttgaaacttaatccccgatgtggcagtattgagaggtggggcttttaagaggtgattagattaATCTATTCATAGATTAATGGATTAGTGGGTTAATGGTTATCACAAGAGTGGggctggtggctttataagaagaggaagagagattaaGCCAGCACACTCAGTCTCTCACCATTGAGGCCCTGAGCTACCTTGGGACTCTGAAAAGAGTCCCCGCCAGCAAGAAGGCTCTACCAGATGTGTCCCCTTGACTTTGGagtccccagcctccagaactgtaggaaataaattttatctttcataaaTTACCCATATTTAGGTATTCTgtaataagcaacagaaaacagactaagacaactagggttggtgaggatgtagagaaactggaatcaTTGTATATTGTTGATGGCAATGCGAAATGGTGCAGCTACCATGGAAAACTGTAttgtggtttctcaaaaaattaaaattagaaataccatatgggctgggtgcagtggctcacatctgtaatcccagcactttgggaggccaaggcgggtggctcaccaggcaggagtttgagacctgcctggccaaaatggtgaaaccccatctctactaaaactacaaaaattagccaggtgtggtgggtgcctgtaatcccagctactcggtaggctgagacaggagaattgcttgaacccaggaggcggaggttgcagtgagctgagatcgtgccattgtactccagcctgggcaacaagagtgagactctgtctcaaaaaattaaaaaaaataaagtaaaaattaatatcaTATGATTTAGTAATCCCCTTTCTGGGTATTCAGCCAAAAGAATTggaatcaggatctcaaagagatatctgagCTCCCACATTCATTGCAAAGctattcccaatagccaagaggtagaaacaacctaaatgtacctgacagatgaatgaataaagacacACATATCCAAGATATACatatcatggaatattattcaacctcaaaaagaaggaaatcctgcatTATATGACGACATAGATGAACTCGAGGACAttatgtaagtgaaataagccagtcacaggacaaatactgcatgatttcacttatatgaggtatctaaaatagttaagttcatagaagcaaagaatagaatgatggttgccaggggctgatgGGGAGAGGGAAATTGGGAGTTGCTAattaatgggtataaaattttAGTCATGCAAGACaagtaagttctagagatctgatGTATGACATTGTGCCTATAATTAACAACACTGTATTGTATGCTTACACATCTGTAGCCagcattatccttagcaaactaacacaggaacagaaaaccaaataccacatgttctcacttataagtgtgagctagatgatgagaacacatggacacatagaggggaacaacacatactggggcccgttggagggtggaggatgggaggagggagagggtcgggaaaaataactaatgggtactaggtttaatacctgggtgatgaaataatctgtacaacaaacccccatgacacacgtttacctatggaacaaacatgcacataaacccctgaacttaaaagttagaaaaaaggctttctttttttttaatattaggtTTGTAACTGTAAATCTCCCTTAAAGCATTTTTACCATATCTCATAGTTTCTAATATCTAGTGTTTCTCTATCAtcctgttttagttatttttaagtttcaCTATGATTTGTTTCTTTAACCTAAGAGTTACTtagtgttgtgtatgtgtgtgtgtgcatgtattttgaATTTCAATATGATCAGagatttttaattcttaaaattatcTTCTGGCATAATTGTATTATTGTGAGATCTGAAATTTTTTAGGATTTCTTTAATAGATGATATATGATCAACTTTTGTAAAATGTTCTTCATGTGCATGAGACAATTGTATATATCCTAATggatacataaataattatatgcccctccttctccctctctttttctttcctgctctccctccctcccccaattAACAATCAAGTCTGTTAATTGTGTTTGTTACATGTGTtaattgttttacttatttttcttctatatctTTGCCGGTTTGTTTATTGTATAACCTGTAAATAATCAAGAGAGATGTGTTGAAATTTCCCACTATGATAGCAGGTTTAttattatagtaataataatttatgctgcatatattttgaggctattttaCTGGTGTCTACTTGTTTTAAATTGCTATACTTCCTTgataaattcaattatttttgttatgtcATGATTCGCTCCatcccaaatattttttcttctaaagtgtattttatttaatatatcatagttatcaacattattttgattattgtattCCTGATAGGTCTTCTTTTTACCATACTTTTACTTCAAACTTTTGCATATTCAAATGCTTTAAGTGTTTCTCACATAAACCATGTAAATCTGGATTTGGGCTTTTAATGTCATTCATACATCTGTGTCTTTAAACCAGTAGGTTTCCTCTGTTTATATTTATTGCAATTATTAGTATCTTGTAGTTGCTACTGTTGTCTTAATTTGTTATTTCAATgtgtccctctttttctacatTCCTTTTTACTCCtgtcttaattattattattattaatattattagagacggggtctcactctctcgcccagactggagtgcagtggtgtgatttcagctcaccacaacctccgcctcccaggctcaagcgattctcctgcctcaagcctcctgagtagctgggattacaggtacccgccactactccctggctaatttttgtatttttagtaaagacaggatttcaccttgttggccaggctggtttcaaactcctgacctcaaatgatccatccacctcagcctcccaaagtgctggaattttaaatacatgagccactgtgcccggcctattttgtaACCGAAACTATGTCTCAACCTAAATAAGGCACCACCACTGCTTCCAGCACCCATCATATTGACCAAACCTATATCCTGGGTTTTACTTAAAATGTAGTTCAGGGACCAGCAACATCACCAACAACTGAGAACTTATTTGTTAGAATTGCAGAACTTTGGGCCCCAtttcagacctactgaatcagaattgtCATGTAAACAAGAGCTCCAGGTGTTCGTATGCACAATAAGCTTCGAGAGTCAGTAAActagacctaaaaaaaaaaatcaatctgtgGCCGGGTaaagtggctcactcctgtaatcccagcactttgggaggctgaggcaggcagaccacttgagtccacgagttcgagaccagcctgggcaacatgatgaaaccccatctctacaaaaaatagaaaaattagccaggcatggtggcgcatgcttgtaatcccagctactcgggaggctgaggaggatcgcgtgagcccaggaggcagaggttgcagtgagctaagatcatgccactatactgcagcccaggtgacagagccagaccctgtctaaaaaaaaaaaaaaaaatctgttaagatgatagatctcatgttaagtgttcctGCCAAAGAAAAAAGGTAGTAAAGTTACAAGGTTTGGGCTACGGAAGGGACGAGCAAACATTTCACTGCTGCCTCAGCATAAGGGTGTAACTCAGTTAATGACTGAGTTAGTGTAGGTAGCAGTGCGATGCCCTCCTTCAATGCTGCCAATGCAAACCCTCCAAACAGGCCAGAAAGGGGTTTTTCTTTCTGAACTTGCAATTCTTTTTCCAGATGATCTGAATGTCTAAAGGGACTTCTCACCCTTCTTATACACCTTTGATAACCATTTCCATTAGGTTTCATCATATTTGGGAGAAATGTCCAAATCTagagaattctctttttttttttttgagaggagtctcactctgtcgctcaggctggagtgcagtggtgcgatctcagctcactgcaacctccacctcccaggttcaagcaattctcccacctcagcctcccaagtagctggaattacaggcatgcaccaccatgcccagctaatttttgaattttagtagagatggggtttcaccatattggctgggctggtctcgaactcctgacctcacgtaatccaccctccttgacctcccaaagtgctgggattataggcatgagccaccacacctggcccaaatctAGGGAATTCTTATTTCATCTTCAAAGGAGATTGACTCATCCTTTCCTCAAAAACCAGATTTTACAAAGGAGACAGAACAGCACAGCAGAAATTATGTCAGCCCTAACATCACAAGATACTGTTCTCGGTCCCAGTTCTGCCTCTTGCAGCTGCCATGTGACTTTGTAGCAGCGACTCCTTCCTTGTGATTCTATTTCCTCACTTGTCAAGGATGAATTACGTGTCCCTCACCTCATTTTATCAGATTATTGGATGGGTCTCCAAATCgaagtaaaataaagtatttgaaaGTACTTTAAAAGTATGATACAAAAAAGTCAAGGAAAGCAAATTTGAAGAGAtcattgagaaataaatttttctaaaatcttaaaaaaatgacTACAATACTCACAGGTTCctcaacaacaaccacaaaagcAGTGTGAGATCAATGGAAAAAATTGAGCCTTATTCTCACCCTTGCCATCACTGATTCCCTGGTGCAGAGTTAATTGAACAGTGGTTTAGTGACCATTCCCCAGAAGTCTCTATCTGACAAGTGATACCAGGCAGAATTCACGCAAAAATAAAACTCAATCTTCAGAACTAAGAATTGTatagaaaaaagataaaggaaaagaaatttaacattttttgagaaTCCAACAGATATCAGGTACTTTTTTGCATTATTTCATGGAATCTTCATAATAATGCTGTAAGAATGGCATTTTATAGGTAGAGAAACTAAGGCCCAGTGAGATTAAATGACTTATTCAAGGCCACATGGCTACAAAGTAACTGAGGAAAGATTTAATCTGTGATCTTTCTCTTGGACCACTTAGGTCCAGAAATCCAGAATAGGGTGGCCTGGATGATATTCTGGAAACATGGCATTATTTACCGTGAAAAGAAATTGTGGCTCAACATGAAGCAGAAATGTTGCTGCTCATATCTCTCAGGCAGAACTGTGACTGTCACAGCTCTAGAGAGCTTCATTCATGCTGTGTTCTGTGAAGCTTTGCCATCATCCAAAAAACAAAGCAGTGGTGCCACACAGCAGAATGGTCACATGTGTCAACGGATGGAGAGTTACCTGCACCATGCTAGTCCTATCGCCCACGTTGACCAGAATTTTGTCACCGGGAGACTTCCTGGACAAGACACCAGCGATCACGGCAGGATCCACGCAGTACTTTTGGCCAATGGTTTGCATCGTGGGTTGATATTTCAGGAGGTATGGCATGTCTATTTCAGCCAGCCTTTCAGAAGCACGAACTCCTAAACCAAACACAAAAGGAAGGATGCAGCTTGGTGTGACTTATGCTGCAACAGGAGCtcaaggggagagagaaagaacaatcCAAGGATCTGGGTAATGGTCGAGGACTGAGAATCCCAGATTTTGGTCTTAAATCTTTAGTAGTGGCCACTCCCTGACCTGAGGTT
This Nomascus leucogenys isolate Asia chromosome 14, Asia_NLE_v1, whole genome shotgun sequence DNA region includes the following protein-coding sequences:
- the LYG1 gene encoding lysozyme g-like protein 1, translated to MSALWLLLGLLALMDLSESSNWGCYGNIQTLDTPGASCGIGRRHGLNYCGVRASERLAEIDMPYLLKYQPTMQTIGQKYCVDPAVIAGVLSRKSPGDKILVNVGDRTSMVQDPDSHAPISWISESQVSQTTEVLTTRIKEIQRRFPTWTPDQYLRGGLCAYSRGAGYVRSSQDLSCDFCNDVLARAKYLKRHGF